The following are encoded together in the Spiroplasma apis B31 genome:
- a CDS encoding UvrD-helicase domain-containing protein translates to MNHNPSEEQKAIIENLKNHYNITVEAVAGSGKTTTCLLIAKSFKEKEVLILTYNKRLADETKEKINLWNLKNVKVRTFHSFMGYWFNTLCDDDLKLAKIKSDSKPIRTDGEKSDIIILDEVQDMTPLIYEPLMKILKTKFSHSLICVLGDSKQSIYGFKNSNPNFLINAEYAFKEINDYEWKEMSLSESFRITKECANFINEVYYNEKIINSNKKIDGSFNYLVTNAFDTNSLYNYLKPIFDKYNDEDIFILSNSVKSSRNPLGNFATFLSNKGHLIYKPFSDEENIVDNELMNKIVFSSIHQAKGRERKVAIIFDFDNSYFSHYDKYSDHKKPTNLHYVALTRSSEKTIVINHFSNQAFKFLNFNNLKEYIQYNISEQDKETWNKNNNLEFEPSFKNDVTEKSVSTLLSFLPIEHFNKELEKFDIKKIKYNTRYSLEHIPNSKKFVQNNKEYYENLTVFNGVYFPLYYVYKVKKLDNIINNIKSIVNSAHSELPKFDFLKEKKEWIMQVIEEYEKKKINILKLVLLMFAIDNQDFSRLNQIQEIDWISKKDNQTAMKIFKGLLSNKCEFEYNISLKHKDGITYSGRIDCVDYQNKTIWEFKFIEEILPIHRLQLILYKTIIYLDEQLREKFKDFKYCLFNLKKSEIEYINYIEPKLVSLFNKIIKIQKNKNSLNNKQDDFEIYINEVISRLQTKVFHKLVNKKTRFDINLSFSKQFKNHKELMKEMIKTSEDKYVIIDFETVNNMYGVIQFAMIVVENGKIVKSFNEWLKPSPWWFDEFIINSVRDEENQLSIEEIQEWSLQFKDKLTLKQYFKNIKDYFNGDYVVYAHNAAFDVSSVIKNQLRINKDFIFVCTVQLFKKLLPNLENHKLNTIANHFNIKFNHHDAYADVMVIYDILQANSVSMKEWTMLAIERGMKLRVYLKETVFLNVNGHLKYFQDKCIKNKKRITKT, encoded by the coding sequence ATGAATCATAATCCTAGCGAAGAACAAAAAGCCATAATAGAAAATCTCAAAAATCACTATAACATTACCGTTGAAGCTGTTGCAGGAAGCGGAAAAACAACTACTTGTTTGTTGATTGCCAAATCTTTCAAAGAGAAAGAAGTCTTGATCTTAACGTATAATAAACGATTAGCTGATGAAACAAAGGAAAAAATAAACTTATGAAATCTAAAAAATGTTAAGGTAAGAACATTTCACTCTTTTATGGGTTATTGATTTAACACTCTTTGTGATGATGACTTAAAATTGGCTAAAATTAAATCTGATAGTAAACCTATTCGAACTGATGGTGAAAAAAGCGATATTATAATCTTGGATGAAGTTCAGGATATGACACCATTAATTTATGAACCTTTGATGAAAATTTTGAAAACAAAATTTTCTCATTCATTAATTTGTGTTTTAGGAGACTCAAAGCAATCAATTTATGGGTTTAAAAACTCAAACCCTAATTTTTTGATTAATGCCGAATATGCATTCAAAGAAATAAATGATTATGAATGGAAAGAAATGAGTTTAAGTGAAAGCTTTAGAATCACTAAAGAGTGTGCAAATTTTATAAACGAAGTGTATTACAATGAGAAAATAATAAACTCAAATAAAAAAATCGATGGAAGTTTCAATTATCTTGTAACAAATGCTTTTGACACTAACTCTCTTTATAATTATTTAAAACCTATCTTTGATAAATACAACGATGAAGATATTTTTATTTTGTCTAACTCGGTTAAATCATCTAGGAATCCTTTGGGAAACTTTGCAACCTTCCTATCGAATAAAGGGCATTTGATTTATAAACCTTTTAGTGATGAAGAAAATATAGTAGATAATGAATTGATGAACAAAATTGTTTTTTCATCAATTCATCAAGCAAAAGGAAGGGAAAGAAAAGTAGCGATAATATTTGATTTTGATAATAGCTATTTTTCTCATTATGATAAATATTCAGATCACAAGAAACCAACTAATTTACATTATGTAGCTCTAACTCGGAGTTCAGAAAAAACGATAGTCATCAATCACTTTTCAAATCAAGCTTTCAAGTTCCTAAATTTTAATAATTTGAAAGAATATATACAATATAACATTTCTGAACAAGACAAAGAAACTTGAAACAAAAATAATAACCTAGAATTTGAACCATCATTCAAGAATGATGTTACGGAAAAAAGTGTGTCTACTCTTCTTAGTTTTTTACCAATTGAACATTTCAATAAGGAGTTAGAAAAATTTGATATTAAAAAAATTAAATATAATACTAGATACTCTTTAGAACATATTCCGAACTCAAAAAAATTTGTACAAAATAATAAAGAATATTACGAAAACTTAACCGTATTTAACGGGGTATATTTTCCTTTGTATTATGTATATAAAGTTAAAAAGTTAGACAATATAATCAATAATATCAAATCAATAGTAAACTCCGCTCACTCGGAATTGCCAAAATTTGACTTTTTAAAAGAGAAAAAAGAGTGGATAATGCAAGTAATCGAAGAATATGAAAAAAAGAAAATTAATATTTTAAAACTAGTATTGCTGATGTTTGCAATAGATAACCAAGATTTCTCTAGACTAAATCAAATTCAAGAAATTGATTGAATCTCGAAAAAAGATAATCAAACTGCTATGAAAATCTTTAAAGGGTTATTGAGTAATAAATGTGAGTTTGAATATAATATAAGTCTAAAACATAAAGATGGTATTACTTATTCAGGTCGAATAGATTGTGTTGATTACCAAAATAAAACTATATGAGAGTTTAAATTCATTGAAGAAATTTTACCAATTCATAGGTTGCAACTAATTTTATATAAAACAATCATTTATTTAGATGAGCAGTTAAGAGAAAAATTCAAAGATTTTAAATATTGTTTATTTAACTTGAAAAAAAGCGAAATTGAATATATTAACTACATTGAACCCAAGTTAGTAAGTTTATTTAACAAGATAATAAAAATACAAAAAAATAAAAATAGTTTAAACAATAAGCAGGATGATTTTGAAATTTATATAAATGAAGTAATCTCAAGATTACAAACAAAAGTTTTTCATAAACTAGTTAATAAAAAAACTCGTTTTGATATAAACCTCTCTTTCAGTAAACAATTTAAAAATCATAAAGAACTTATGAAAGAAATGATAAAAACGAGTGAAGATAAATATGTAATTATAGATTTTGAAACAGTCAATAATATGTACGGTGTTATACAATTTGCAATGATAGTCGTTGAAAACGGTAAAATAGTAAAAAGTTTTAACGAATGGTTGAAACCCAGTCCTTGATGGTTTGATGAGTTTATTATAAACTCAGTTAGAGATGAAGAAAACCAGTTATCTATTGAGGAAATTCAAGAATGGTCGCTACAGTTTAAAGATAAGTTAACTTTAAAACAATATTTTAAAAATATTAAGGATTATTTTAATGGAGACTATGTGGTATATGCACATAATGCAGCTTTTGATGTCTCATCAGTTATAAAAAACCAACTTCGTATCAATAAAGATTTCATATTTGTTTGCACAGTACAATTATTTAAGAAACTATTGCCAAACTTAGAAAATCATAAACTGAATACAATTGCAAATCATTTTAATATTAAATTCAATCATCATGATGCCTATGCTGACGTGATGGTTATTTATGATATATTACAAGCAAATTCAGTAAGTATGAAAGAGTGAACTATGTTAGCAATTGAAAGAGGTATGAAACTAAGGGTTTACTTGAAAGAAACGGTTTTTTTAAATGTAAACGGTCATTTAAAATACTTTCAAGATAAGTGTATTAAAAATAAAAAAAGAATAACAAAAACATAA
- the trpS gene encoding tryptophan--tRNA ligase: MNKKRMISGITTTGQMTLGNYIGAMKNFVDLQEEFEMFVFVANLHGITTPIDKATLRNNIKSMVALYFACGMDPEKSTIFLQSDVLEHTQLGWILTCNTTLGELQRMTQFKDKASKVKSDNGTEFVPTGLLTYPTLMAADILLYDAELVPVGKDQKQHIELTRNIAERMNNKFGEMFTLPGEYTPKIGSKIMDLQDPTKKMSKSSTNPKSYIALLDDLEVVKNKIKSAVTDSENIIRYDPENKPGVSNLLTIYSSLTNKDIEETENYFKGKDYGVLKNEVTSVVVDLLKNIQDRYKQLLNSKEVEEWLEQGAQKATSIASRKMNKVLNLVGLSYKRK; the protein is encoded by the coding sequence ATGAATAAAAAAAGAATGATATCTGGTATAACCACAACCGGTCAAATGACATTAGGAAATTATATAGGTGCTATGAAGAATTTTGTAGATCTTCAAGAAGAGTTTGAAATGTTTGTATTTGTTGCTAATTTACACGGTATTACTACACCGATTGACAAAGCGACATTAAGAAATAATATTAAAAGTATGGTGGCGCTTTATTTTGCTTGCGGTATGGATCCTGAAAAATCAACAATATTTTTGCAAAGTGATGTCCTTGAACACACTCAATTAGGTTGAATATTGACTTGTAATACAACATTAGGAGAACTACAAAGAATGACACAATTCAAGGATAAAGCTTCTAAGGTCAAATCAGATAATGGTACAGAGTTTGTTCCAACAGGTTTGTTGACATATCCAACATTGATGGCTGCTGATATATTGCTTTATGATGCAGAACTAGTTCCAGTTGGTAAAGATCAAAAACAGCATATTGAGTTAACAAGAAACATTGCCGAAAGAATGAATAACAAGTTTGGAGAAATGTTTACATTACCTGGTGAATATACGCCAAAAATAGGTTCCAAAATAATGGATTTACAGGATCCAACTAAAAAAATGTCTAAATCAAGCACAAACCCTAAAAGTTATATTGCTTTGTTAGATGATTTGGAAGTTGTTAAAAACAAGATTAAATCAGCTGTGACTGACTCTGAGAATATCATCCGTTATGACCCAGAAAATAAACCCGGAGTAAGTAATCTTTTGACAATATATTCATCTTTAACAAATAAAGATATTGAAGAAACAGAAAACTATTTTAAAGGCAAAGATTATGGTGTATTGAAAAACGAAGTTACTTCTGTTGTTGTTGATTTACTTAAAAATATACAAGACAGGTACAAACAATTGCTTAACTCTAAAGAAGTGGAAGAATGACTGGAACAAGGTGCTCAAAAAGCAACTTCAATTGCAAGTAGAAAAATGAATAAGGTGTTAAACCTTGTTGGGTTAAGTTACAAAAGAAAATAA
- a CDS encoding NAD(+)/NADH kinase, protein MFKFNVVKNDYDSTIKLSKELIEKLYLKGWVLEESNPNFVFVIGGDGTFLKAVAKYQNQLQKTKFIPFKLGGIGFYTNKNRVDDFEQILEMIEEETYSIYEYEVLEIKNGQNRFYATNEIKILNERTALYIDIFINNDYLETFHGTGLVISTSNGSTGYIKSTGGAVILPKNQMLYQLQELVPISTNKFRTLNSPIILNNSYKLNLKLESINELLICDTQVIKLIDKQISIKVSDIKVSVISHQCEKEQSEIKVLRDIFIKDKEKVI, encoded by the coding sequence ATGTTCAAATTCAATGTTGTTAAAAATGATTATGATTCTACTATAAAACTAAGTAAGGAACTTATCGAAAAGTTATACCTTAAAGGTTGAGTCTTAGAAGAATCAAACCCTAATTTCGTTTTTGTAATCGGGGGTGATGGTACCTTTTTGAAAGCTGTTGCCAAATATCAAAATCAATTACAGAAAACAAAGTTTATACCCTTTAAATTAGGGGGTATTGGTTTTTATACCAACAAAAATAGAGTTGATGACTTTGAACAAATACTGGAAATGATTGAGGAAGAAACTTATAGTATTTATGAATATGAAGTTTTAGAAATCAAAAACGGTCAGAATCGTTTCTATGCAACGAATGAGATAAAAATATTAAATGAGCGAACAGCACTTTATATAGATATTTTTATCAATAACGATTATTTAGAAACCTTTCATGGAACAGGTCTTGTAATATCTACTTCAAATGGAAGTACAGGGTATATAAAATCAACGGGTGGAGCTGTAATTTTACCTAAAAATCAAATGTTATATCAATTACAAGAACTTGTCCCTATAAGCACCAATAAATTCAGAACACTCAATTCTCCAATAATATTAAACAACAGTTATAAGCTTAATTTGAAATTAGAGAGTATCAATGAACTTTTGATATGCGATACTCAAGTCATAAAGTTAATCGACAAACAAATCTCGATTAAAGTAAGTGATATTAAAGTAAGTGTAATCAGCCACCAATGTGAAAAAGAACAAAGTGAAATCAAAGTTCTAAGAGATATATTTATTAAAGATAAGGAAAAAGTGATTTAA
- a CDS encoding rhodanese-like domain-containing protein encodes MGINVTDYNEIKDQVLTIDVRTVLEVKTLAKLDWAVNYEMNYLHSNYEEILKNHENKKIITVCNAGNRSSQAAQFLREKGYDADYLDGGIYRYMKIFKK; translated from the coding sequence ATGGGAATAAATGTAACTGATTACAATGAAATAAAGGACCAAGTTCTAACAATAGATGTAAGAACGGTTTTAGAAGTGAAAACACTCGCTAAATTAGATTGAGCCGTTAATTATGAGATGAATTATTTACATAGTAATTATGAAGAAATCTTAAAAAATCACGAGAATAAGAAAATTATAACTGTTTGTAATGCTGGTAACAGAAGCTCTCAGGCAGCACAATTTTTAAGAGAAAAAGGGTATGACGCCGATTACCTTGATGGTGGTATCTATAGGTATATGAAAATTTTTAAAAAATAA
- a CDS encoding ribonuclease J yields MAEIKFLALGGQDERGKNIFIVSVDDDLFVFDAGIKFPERSILGIDVVIPSFDYLKANSKRIKGIFLSNPSSNNAGSISYILRDIDVPVYCNELTTTILKYRNLKYRIKNRENNFKIIKDKEIIKFGKNSIEVFRATASFPESFCFALHTEDGTIVYAGDYIMDGNEQSWFSTDMNHLSKISEKGVLAFISDSEFASRIGYTVPNHRIEKYITTPMKDMKHRIVLGIFEEDVFKLFEIIRQAKEQGRKMAIYGKTLVKVVESKIIQDSLGISKNDIISLEEYAKSEDGILILTGAGDLLYSRMAKIAAGNDDIIEFSEKDVIILATPPAAGVEKRHAEILDELARTNAKLIALSDKNIWSMRASYEDIKLMTRIMNPKSFIPIKGLYKDFLCAEKAAQEAGIKPENIQLINNGQVLKINKNGKLIVSSEVVKTSDVYVDGIGVGDIGAVVLNERKQLATDGAVIIGANLDDKTKELVSLIDIQMRGVIYIQDDNPIFKLLQKQIIDIFDKHREAMKINPNSYDMSLIKKEIISRTRSTLKQDTGKQPIVLVIVNEINTGSFYEPRRRATSFNTRVVNTNKTVAGNSNDSTD; encoded by the coding sequence ATGGCAGAAATAAAATTCTTGGCACTTGGTGGTCAAGACGAAAGAGGAAAAAATATTTTCATAGTTAGTGTTGATGATGATTTATTCGTTTTCGATGCAGGTATCAAATTCCCAGAAAGAAGTATATTAGGTATTGATGTTGTAATACCAAGTTTTGATTATCTAAAAGCTAACTCAAAAAGAATCAAGGGGATATTTTTATCAAACCCAAGCAGTAATAATGCAGGATCAATAAGTTATATTTTAAGAGATATTGATGTTCCTGTTTATTGCAATGAGCTAACAACAACAATATTAAAATATCGTAATCTTAAATACAGAATTAAAAATAGAGAAAATAACTTCAAAATAATCAAAGATAAAGAAATAATAAAGTTTGGTAAGAACAGTATCGAAGTTTTTAGAGCCACTGCAAGCTTCCCTGAGTCTTTTTGTTTCGCATTACATACAGAGGATGGAACAATTGTTTATGCAGGGGATTACATAATGGATGGTAATGAACAATCTTGATTCTCTACTGATATGAACCACTTATCTAAGATTTCAGAAAAAGGAGTCCTAGCTTTCATAAGTGATTCAGAATTTGCTTCAAGAATTGGATATACTGTTCCTAATCATAGAATTGAAAAATACATTACAACTCCGATGAAGGATATGAAACACAGAATAGTTTTAGGGATATTTGAAGAGGATGTATTTAAACTTTTTGAAATTATAAGACAGGCAAAAGAGCAAGGAAGAAAAATGGCCATATATGGCAAAACTTTAGTGAAAGTTGTTGAATCAAAAATCATTCAAGATTCATTGGGAATTTCTAAAAATGACATTATTTCTTTAGAAGAATATGCTAAATCTGAAGATGGTATCCTTATTTTAACAGGAGCCGGTGACTTATTATATTCAAGAATGGCGAAAATAGCTGCAGGAAACGACGACATTATAGAGTTTTCTGAAAAAGATGTAATAATATTAGCAACTCCACCAGCAGCTGGTGTTGAAAAAAGACATGCAGAGATATTAGATGAATTAGCAAGAACTAATGCAAAATTGATTGCCTTAAGTGATAAAAATATTTGATCTATGAGAGCAAGTTACGAGGATATCAAACTTATGACAAGGATAATGAACCCAAAAAGTTTTATTCCTATAAAAGGTTTGTACAAAGACTTTTTATGTGCTGAAAAAGCGGCACAAGAAGCAGGTATTAAACCTGAAAATATCCAACTAATAAACAATGGACAAGTACTTAAAATTAACAAAAATGGAAAATTAATAGTTAGTTCAGAAGTAGTTAAAACTAGCGATGTTTACGTTGATGGTATTGGAGTCGGGGATATTGGTGCTGTTGTTTTAAACGAAAGAAAACAATTAGCAACTGATGGAGCAGTTATCATCGGGGCTAATTTGGATGACAAAACTAAAGAATTAGTCTCTTTAATAGATATTCAAATGAGGGGTGTTATTTATATACAAGATGACAACCCTATATTCAAACTTCTACAAAAACAAATTATTGATATATTTGATAAACACCGAGAGGCTATGAAAATAAACCCAAACTCATACGATATGTCCTTAATTAAAAAGGAAATAATATCTCGTACCCGCTCAACTTTAAAACAAGACACAGGGAAGCAACCAATTGTTTTAGTAATAGTAAACGAAATCAATACAGGTTCTTTCTATGAACCAAGAAGAAGAGCAACCAGTTTTAACACAAGGGTTGTTAATACAAATAAAACAGTCGCTGGTAACTCAAATGATAGTACTGACTAA
- a CDS encoding DNA translocase FtsK: protein MNNYNGFPGVPNDNDRTKAFTVHKKQRRSDSIGWILTALILFFLNIMSLGRITIVGQLLDDIIFTLPFGWFKYFLYLLFFIVVFAVYFGIKFKPKKRFLAMIFLTWIMFCWIFTSVLFICAYHINNPGLVIEHYWSKSILQDSIKSYLATWKLHSFFGNAEGSLLWSSPTSYFTTWAGGGLIGATLAGIFSYTTIYGSLIVATFFFFLNMMWIFTGNPFYFFKPKHKRVFKRLRILSLRGKNNNSKAKVKTKKGIFNIISIDEEINLNDVDIISSIKDSDITIELPSFRKEMTSEIYQQPDEKFYSSNLDIEVPKINNPINFDDHKYMKRDEPIYARGVKGYRKVVTENHDNVESDINSQKAPTQVTNEFDFEKQFLPRRKPKENFDYTIPLESKYGNVSTEEARQKFSKETSITPHGANGHTKEIIKELVKKPVNKEGPSQISLEDFINSSIEEKEKKNNSLYSIDDYTSPMEDIFTKSIINPGNSFVNRSNNNQTIEINSNKAVDKEIFVNAGYSLPKTELLNPDTNTQNELLEIREKAKLKAKAINDTFAQFGVKATVNNMNIGPSVTKFEVLPGVGTKVNSITSLENDLKLALANQNVRIEAPIQGKAAVGIEVPNDKAAIVPFRSVIENVPLKNMNSKLLFAIGKNVSGEMLFGELDKMPHLLVAGSTGSGKSVMINGIISSILMRSKPHEVRFLMIDPKKVELSIYSSIPHLLAPVISDMNLANSALKKVINEMERRYALFTSNSVKNIEGYNSKMSAPSRRLPYYVIIIDELADLMMTANKKDVEDSIMRLTQMARAAGIHLIVATQRPSTDVLTGVIKSNIPARIAFSVASSIDSRTILDSGGAEKLIGRGDLLYVPPGSSSLIRAQGSFISDEEIEKLVYHCSNQQPQIFDEEFMIEENEYNEYGGGSSSQRDPMFDEIRSYVVREQKASTSLLQRKFSIGYNRAAKIIDELEEYGVIGPQNGSKSREVYVKNEEL from the coding sequence ATGAATAATTATAATGGTTTTCCGGGCGTACCAAATGATAATGATAGAACTAAAGCATTCACTGTTCATAAAAAACAAAGAAGGTCTGACTCTATTGGGTGGATTCTAACAGCTTTAATCTTATTTTTCTTGAATATAATGTCACTAGGTAGGATAACAATAGTTGGTCAATTATTAGATGATATAATTTTTACTTTGCCATTTGGTTGGTTTAAGTATTTTTTATACTTGCTATTTTTCATAGTGGTTTTTGCCGTGTATTTTGGTATAAAGTTTAAACCAAAAAAAAGATTTTTGGCAATGATATTCCTTACTTGAATAATGTTTTGTTGAATATTTACCTCAGTTTTATTTATATGCGCTTATCACATAAATAATCCTGGCCTAGTTATTGAACATTATTGAAGCAAAAGTATTCTTCAAGACTCTATCAAATCATATTTAGCAACTTGAAAGCTACACTCATTTTTTGGTAATGCAGAAGGTAGTTTACTTTGGTCAAGTCCAACAAGTTATTTTACCACTTGAGCTGGGGGTGGATTAATAGGGGCAACTTTGGCAGGAATTTTTTCATATACAACAATATATGGTTCTTTAATAGTGGCAACTTTCTTCTTCTTTCTTAATATGATGTGAATTTTTACAGGAAATCCTTTTTATTTCTTTAAACCTAAGCATAAAAGAGTGTTTAAAAGGTTAAGAATTCTTTCATTAAGGGGAAAGAATAATAATTCAAAGGCAAAAGTTAAAACTAAAAAAGGTATTTTTAATATTATAAGTATTGATGAAGAAATCAATCTGAATGATGTTGATATAATTTCTTCTATTAAGGACTCTGATATAACGATTGAATTACCAAGTTTTAGAAAAGAAATGACATCAGAAATTTATCAACAACCAGACGAAAAGTTTTACAGTTCAAATCTGGATATAGAAGTGCCTAAAATTAATAATCCTATCAACTTTGATGATCACAAGTATATGAAAAGAGATGAACCAATTTATGCACGCGGGGTTAAAGGGTATAGAAAAGTTGTCACTGAAAATCATGATAACGTTGAGAGTGATATAAATAGTCAAAAGGCTCCAACTCAAGTTACTAATGAGTTTGATTTTGAGAAGCAATTTTTACCAAGACGTAAACCAAAAGAAAATTTTGATTACACAATACCATTAGAGTCAAAATATGGTAACGTGTCAACTGAGGAAGCTAGACAAAAGTTTAGCAAAGAGACTTCAATTACCCCACACGGTGCTAACGGTCATACAAAAGAAATAATAAAAGAATTAGTTAAAAAACCAGTTAATAAAGAAGGACCTAGTCAAATTTCACTAGAAGACTTTATAAATAGTAGTATCGAAGAAAAAGAGAAAAAAAATAACTCTCTATACAGTATTGATGACTATACTTCTCCTATGGAAGATATTTTTACTAAGTCAATCATTAACCCTGGTAATAGTTTTGTTAACAGATCAAATAATAATCAAACAATTGAAATAAATTCAAACAAAGCGGTTGATAAAGAAATATTTGTAAATGCTGGTTATAGTTTACCAAAAACAGAATTATTAAATCCAGATACAAACACTCAAAATGAGTTGCTTGAGATTAGAGAGAAAGCTAAACTAAAAGCCAAGGCTATTAATGATACGTTCGCACAGTTTGGTGTAAAAGCAACTGTTAACAATATGAATATTGGTCCAAGTGTTACGAAGTTTGAGGTTTTACCAGGAGTAGGTACAAAAGTAAACAGTATTACAAGTTTAGAAAATGACCTAAAATTAGCATTAGCTAATCAAAATGTTAGAATTGAAGCTCCAATTCAAGGTAAGGCAGCAGTTGGTATCGAGGTACCGAACGATAAAGCAGCCATTGTCCCATTTAGAAGCGTAATTGAAAATGTTCCTTTGAAAAATATGAACTCAAAGTTACTTTTTGCAATTGGAAAAAACGTAAGTGGAGAAATGTTATTTGGAGAGCTTGATAAAATGCCCCACTTATTAGTTGCTGGTTCAACAGGTAGTGGTAAATCAGTTATGATAAATGGTATTATTTCTTCTATATTAATGAGATCTAAACCACACGAAGTAAGGTTTCTAATGATAGACCCTAAAAAAGTAGAATTATCAATTTATTCTTCAATACCTCATTTATTGGCACCAGTTATAAGTGATATGAATCTCGCAAATAGTGCCTTAAAAAAAGTAATAAATGAAATGGAAAGAAGATATGCTCTATTCACAAGTAACAGTGTCAAGAACATTGAAGGTTATAATTCTAAAATGTCAGCACCTTCAAGAAGATTACCGTACTATGTAATAATTATCGATGAGTTGGCTGATTTAATGATGACAGCTAACAAAAAAGATGTTGAGGACTCTATCATGAGACTTACTCAAATGGCAAGAGCAGCAGGTATACATTTAATTGTAGCTACTCAAAGACCATCAACAGATGTCTTGACAGGGGTAATAAAATCAAATATCCCAGCAAGAATTGCTTTCTCTGTTGCTAGTTCAATCGACTCTAGAACAATACTAGATTCTGGTGGAGCAGAAAAACTGATTGGGAGAGGTGATTTACTTTATGTGCCACCAGGAAGTTCATCTTTAATAAGGGCACAAGGTTCATTTATTAGCGATGAAGAAATAGAGAAATTAGTTTATCATTGTTCAAATCAACAACCTCAAATATTTGATGAAGAGTTTATGATTGAAGAAAACGAATATAACGAATATGGTGGTGGTTCCTCTTCTCAAAGAGATCCAATGTTTGATGAAATAAGGTCTTATGTTGTTAGAGAACAAAAAGCTTCAACCAGTTTGTTGCAAAGGAAATTCTCTATAGGATATAATAGAGCTGCCAAAATAATTGATGAACTTGAAGAATATGGTGTAATTGGCCCTCAAAACGGTTCAAAATCACGAGAAGTTTATGTAAAAAATGAAGAATTATAA